In Aerococcus loyolae, a genomic segment contains:
- the gtfB gene encoding accessory Sec system glycosylation chaperone GtfB: MIQLFDNYDEATRDFHQSMLRAGFNFPTVILNEDGFLPHGTTSPYRFFMGEEQGSPLYFNEVPVPLNWEIKATNTSASVWDYHHKRADIHYFTNSGQRLVQAVDWLNDKEQIMWTDCYNQFGRRYAQIIRQGQDAHMKIYFDTLGHDVIVDNYVTGNVILDWQGKKRFFHNQRDFYQFYLLRSGLSIERMIINSLATPFLISHSLPREGEDILVWHEALTDEIPSNMQLILKGQTPRCNQVIIPDQATYQRALELCELNQLPSEAITPLGYIYPILQDKEFAKEILILTNSDQIEQLDLLLDNLPDFQFRIGAVTEMSEKLMDYGQYPNVQLYPNISMDLIQKLLKQASFYLDINHGNEIVDAVRAAFEFHCLNMAFQETMHKKAYIADEFIFSKEEAASLSNTIKILGNNQKQWQQAINSQIIHSNHVGREVYQATF, encoded by the coding sequence ATGATTCAATTATTTGATAATTATGATGAAGCCACGCGGGATTTTCACCAATCGATGCTCCGTGCTGGATTTAATTTCCCAACCGTGATTTTAAATGAGGATGGATTTTTACCCCATGGTACGACATCTCCCTATCGCTTTTTTATGGGCGAAGAGCAAGGTAGCCCCTTGTATTTTAATGAAGTGCCAGTTCCTTTAAATTGGGAGATAAAAGCGACAAATACGTCAGCTAGTGTCTGGGATTATCACCATAAGCGTGCAGATATCCATTACTTTACCAATAGTGGACAGCGTTTAGTTCAGGCAGTAGATTGGTTGAATGATAAAGAGCAGATCATGTGGACTGATTGTTATAACCAGTTTGGGCGTCGCTATGCTCAAATCATTCGTCAAGGTCAAGATGCTCATATGAAAATCTATTTTGATACTTTAGGTCATGATGTTATTGTCGATAACTATGTGACTGGTAACGTCATTTTGGATTGGCAAGGAAAGAAGCGATTTTTTCATAATCAAAGGGATTTTTATCAGTTTTATCTATTAAGATCCGGTTTATCTATAGAACGAATGATTATTAACTCTTTGGCAACTCCTTTCTTAATTTCGCACTCTCTTCCACGGGAAGGAGAGGATATCTTAGTTTGGCATGAAGCTTTGACAGATGAGATTCCAAGTAATATGCAACTGATCCTTAAAGGGCAGACACCACGGTGTAATCAGGTCATTATTCCTGACCAGGCCACTTACCAACGTGCACTGGAATTGTGTGAATTAAATCAATTACCAAGTGAAGCGATTACACCCTTAGGCTATATTTATCCTATACTGCAGGACAAAGAGTTTGCTAAAGAAATTTTAATATTAACCAATTCTGATCAGATTGAACAATTAGATCTTTTGTTAGACAATTTGCCTGATTTTCAATTTAGAATTGGCGCCGTAACGGAAATGTCAGAGAAATTGATGGATTATGGGCAATATCCTAATGTCCAACTCTATCCGAATATATCTATGGATTTGATTCAAAAACTACTCAAACAGGCTTCTTTTTACTTGGATATCAATCATGGTAATGAGATCGTTGATGCGGTTCGTGCTGCCTTTGAGTTTCATTGTCTAAACATGGCATTTCAAGAAACTATGCATAAGAAGGCCTATATCGCCGATGAGTTTATATTCTCAAAAGAAGAAGCTGCTTCTTTGTCGAATACAATCAAGATTTTAGGAAATAATCAAAAGCAATGGCAGCAAGCAATTAATTCCCAAATTATCCATTCCAATCATGTTGGTAGAGAAGTGTACCAAGCTACATTTTAA
- the gtfA gene encoding accessory Sec system glycosyltransferase GtfA: MVTLTIYNINKGIGWASSGVEYAQIYRYRIFKELSLDCKFIFTDLILNENIAHFTENIGFSNEDVIWMYLYFTDIPLSQTTVTLDQIKEKISDSLEEERLDNRRVKLTYDQGKQFAMCYLSREGEDLVNRVEYTANNKLIRKDFFNRFKFLTEYYAPNNNKALLYMRRYFNQDGTTAYEEFINQDDSTYRLKDRIIYSKEELVAYFIEKLALTDKDIVLLDRSDGIGQGLLDHLNGAKLGSVVHAEHYNQTLTNDQNILWNNHYEYPFTHYGQFDFYITSTQAQTQRLLEQFNHYYGIQPVVYTIPVGSVDHLMQADSNINPYAMMTASRLAGEKNIDWLIEAVVQVHDQLPQVQFDIYGEGGKRKSLQEQINRLNAGDYIELKGHHHLDEIYPKYPLYLTASTSEGFGLTLVEALSAGQAMIGLDVPYGNPTFIENKKNGYLLPFNREMKREEIINSFAQAILTYFQTADRQAMRERSYSIAKQYLHKHVENAWKQLVEEVQA, encoded by the coding sequence GTGGTTACTCTGACTATCTATAACATTAACAAAGGAATAGGCTGGGCATCGAGTGGCGTAGAGTATGCACAGATTTATCGTTATCGTATTTTTAAAGAATTATCTTTAGATTGTAAATTTATCTTTACTGATTTGATTTTGAATGAAAATATTGCTCATTTTACTGAAAATATAGGCTTTTCGAATGAAGATGTTATTTGGATGTATTTATATTTTACCGATATTCCACTTAGCCAAACGACAGTCACACTTGACCAAATTAAGGAAAAAATATCTGATAGTCTTGAGGAAGAAAGGCTAGATAATCGCCGGGTAAAATTGACCTATGATCAAGGCAAGCAGTTTGCTATGTGTTATCTATCAAGAGAAGGAGAAGATCTTGTCAATCGAGTAGAATATACTGCTAACAACAAATTAATTCGGAAAGATTTCTTTAATCGTTTTAAGTTTTTAACCGAATACTATGCACCGAATAATAATAAAGCACTCCTCTATATGCGACGTTACTTTAATCAAGATGGCACCACCGCTTATGAAGAATTTATTAACCAAGACGATTCGACTTACCGATTAAAAGACCGTATTATCTATTCCAAGGAAGAATTAGTCGCTTACTTTATTGAAAAATTAGCTCTAACTGACAAAGACATTGTTTTACTAGATCGTTCAGATGGCATTGGTCAGGGGCTCTTAGACCATTTAAATGGAGCCAAGCTAGGGTCTGTGGTGCATGCTGAACATTATAATCAAACATTGACTAATGACCAGAATATCCTGTGGAATAACCACTATGAGTATCCTTTTACACATTACGGGCAATTTGATTTCTATATTACTTCAACTCAGGCTCAGACCCAGCGACTTTTGGAACAATTCAATCATTATTATGGTATTCAGCCGGTGGTTTATACAATTCCAGTGGGAAGTGTTGATCACTTAATGCAAGCTGACTCTAATATTAATCCTTATGCAATGATGACTGCTTCTCGTTTAGCTGGAGAAAAGAATATTGATTGGTTGATTGAAGCAGTAGTCCAGGTACACGATCAGTTGCCACAAGTCCAATTTGATATTTATGGGGAAGGTGGAAAAAGAAAGAGTCTTCAGGAGCAAATTAATCGACTCAATGCAGGAGATTATATTGAACTCAAGGGACACCATCACCTAGATGAAATTTATCCCAAATATCCTCTTTATCTCACTGCTTCTACCAGTGAAGGTTTTGGACTAACATTAGTTGAAGCTCTGAGTGCAGGTCAGGCGATGATTGGTTTAGATGTTCCTTATGGAAACCCCACCTTTATTGAAAATAAAAAAAATGGTTATCTCTTACCTTTTAACCGAGAGATGAAGCGAGAAGAGATTATCAATTCTTTTGCTCAAGCAATTCTTACTTATTTCCAAACTGCTGATCGCCAAGCTATGCGTGAACGGTCATACTCTATTGCTAAGCAATATTTACACAAGCATGTAGAAAATGCATGGAAGCAATTAGTGGAGGAGGTTCAAGCATGA
- the secY2 gene encoding accessory Sec system protein translocase subunit SecY2: MAIQNKGNRFRLPLLYKKLLFTAMILIIYIMGRSIPLPLVDWQAIQQSQSSSGNDFLSLALSATGGSFDQASLLSLGLGPYMSTMIIWRFVSMSKWYKALKVPPRQDNYYRNLLTLILALVQAITLAVTYPLISIQDTILSNHFMAYGTIVLALVAGTFFTIWLGGRNQEAGIGGQTIIILANMLLRLPNNFNALRIFLIYRASFIEQVLLISVSVFALMTAFTTIVMDRAELRIPINRVMINNNFTEKSYLPIKLNPSGGMAIMYAMTLALLPRYIIDLILIFFPNLQFLKNLQFQLSMTQLLGAFLYVLLIIVLSLGFAFVNVDPEDLSENLQKTGDYIDGINPGKPTEKFLREKILNMAIIGAEYMTAVVGFPMSLGVLFPEYSQWLNLPGSIVILVALFLNIIDEIRALRIRNKYTSLFD; this comes from the coding sequence GTGGCTATCCAAAATAAAGGAAACAGATTTCGTCTACCACTTCTTTATAAAAAGTTATTGTTCACTGCCATGATTCTAATTATTTATATTATGGGACGTTCCATTCCTTTACCCTTAGTTGATTGGCAGGCTATCCAACAGAGTCAGAGTTCATCAGGCAATGACTTCCTCTCATTAGCCCTTAGTGCAACTGGTGGTAGCTTTGACCAAGCTTCTTTATTAAGTTTAGGGCTAGGGCCATATATGTCGACAATGATCATTTGGCGTTTTGTCTCTATGTCTAAATGGTACAAAGCACTGAAAGTCCCTCCAAGACAGGATAATTATTATCGTAATCTGTTAACTTTAATTCTTGCCTTAGTTCAAGCAATTACTTTAGCAGTCACTTATCCGCTGATTTCCATACAAGATACCATATTGTCTAATCATTTTATGGCTTATGGAACGATTGTTTTAGCTTTGGTGGCTGGCACATTTTTTACTATTTGGCTAGGAGGCCGTAATCAAGAAGCTGGAATTGGTGGACAGACGATTATTATTTTAGCGAATATGCTACTAAGACTGCCCAATAATTTTAATGCACTACGGATATTTTTGATTTATCGAGCGTCATTTATTGAGCAAGTACTATTAATTAGTGTGTCGGTTTTTGCTTTAATGACAGCATTTACTACAATCGTAATGGATCGTGCTGAGTTACGGATCCCAATCAACCGGGTAATGATAAATAATAATTTTACTGAAAAATCCTACTTGCCGATTAAATTGAATCCTAGTGGGGGTATGGCTATCATGTACGCCATGACATTGGCACTCTTGCCGCGATATATTATTGACTTAATACTTATTTTCTTTCCCAATCTTCAATTTTTAAAAAATTTACAATTTCAGTTGAGTATGACCCAACTCTTAGGGGCCTTCTTGTATGTTTTATTAATTATTGTTCTAAGTCTTGGTTTTGCCTTTGTTAATGTGGATCCAGAAGATCTCAGTGAAAACTTGCAAAAAACTGGCGACTATATTGATGGCATCAATCCCGGTAAGCCTACTGAAAAATTTTTGAGAGAAAAAATATTAAATATGGCGATTATAGGAGCTGAATATATGACGGCTGTCGTTGGTTTTCCTATGTCTTTAGGGGTTTTATTTCCTGAGTACTCTCAATGGCTAAACTTGCCAGGGAGTATAGTTATTCTGGTTGCTCTATTTTTGAATATTATTGATGAAATACGGGCTCTAAGAATAAGAAATAAATATACGTCATTATTTGATTAG